GGCCGCCGCGAAGCCCGCGGCCTTCGCATAGGGTGGCAGCGGGGCGAAGGCGACCGCAGCCGCCAGCGCAAAGGCGGCGAAAAGCTGTATCAGCGTTCCCTTAATGCCGCCGCCCTCTTCGCGGGAATGGCAATGCCCGCAGCAATGCGCCTCTTCGTGCTCGTGATCATGCTCTATTTCGTGCCGGTGTTCCATTTAAACGACCCCTTTCTGTTATACATATACCCGTATAGGTATATGTATAACAGAAAAAACTACTTTGTCAAGAAGTCCGGAAAGATTTTTTACGACATGCGCGAGAAATGTTCGAGAGTCTTTACGAAATCGGCGATGGTCTTTTCGGCGTCGCCCTGTTCGATGCCGCGGCGGACGCAGTGCTTGAGGTGTCCCTCGAGTATTACCTGCCCGATCTTGTGCAGCGCGTTCTTCGCCGCGTTTATCTGGATGAGGATATCTTCGCAGGGGACGTCCTCGCCGATCATCCGCTCGATGGCGTTCACCTGTCCCGCGACCTTCCTCAGCCGCAGATGCAGATTCTTTGATTCAATACATTCCTTCATGACGGCACCCCCCTCTGTAATTTTTCAAAAATACCTTCGCGGGGTGTAAAAGTCAAGATAAAAAAGCGCCCTCACGGCAAACGCGTCAAGTCTTTTAACGGAAACATCGGACAGTCCGCGCCGCCGGCCGGCGGCGCGCCCGCTACAGCCGCTCGTCGACCTCTCCGATGAATCTCTTCTGCTGCCACAGCCATTGTTCCGGAAACTGCAGTATGCGCCTTTCCAGCTCCCTGTTTATCTGCAGCGTCAAAAAGTCGACCTCGGTCATATCCCCCTGCGCGCCGTCTTCGGGAGGAAAGCCGATATTTATCCTGCATCGGTAGGGAGATATCCGGGTGCAGGTGACGACCAGTACCGCGGCTCCGCTCAGCAGCGCGCAGCGGGCGGCAAGCGTGCCGGTATTTGTCATCTGCCCGAGAAAGGGCAGTTGGGAGCCGCTGCTCCCTCCGTGCCGGTCTCCCGCGACGCAGATGACGTCGCTCTTCTGAAACTCGGAGGCGAGTTGGTCTGACAGCGATTCGTCATTTAAGGCGGATATTTCATCATGCCTGCCGAAGAGGCACGAAAAACGCATCTGTCCCTCCATCCAGGCGGCGATGAGCGGCCAGTTGCCCAGGCACGCCGATACGGCAATGACCCGCCTGCCGTTTGAAATAGCTTCCTCAAGGAGTTCGAATCCCCTGACCTCCGCGGCGACCCTGTTCACGTATGCGGGGTCCTTCTGCCATGCGGCGTATTCGAAAAAACTCCATAAGAGGTTTTTATACGATTCCTTCAGTATTTGCTCTCTCTTGAACTTCGGCTTTGAGGGAAAGATGAACTCCAGGTTACGCCTGGCGATGTCTCTGCGCGGTCCCGCGATCCCGGCGAGCATGCAAAAAAACTCCACGGCTAACTTTGCCGTGGGGCCCTCTCTTTTGATAGTTTTGTTGAACAGCGAAAAAAAATTATCCCGGCAAAAAATGTCCGACATGACGATACAGCGACGCCTATTCCCGGCGTCCCGTTATTCCCCCGCCTGGATTCTCATCCTGGCTTCTTCCGATCTGTTCTGCGGGTCGCCGTTCAGCGCCGCGCTGCCGATGGTTACCTCACCGCAGATAACGCCGCCTCTTTCAATCGCGATCATATTCGTCGTGACGTTGCCGATGACGAAGGCTCCCTGCCTGAAATAGGCGTCCGCAGACGATGAGATGTTCCCCGATACCTTGCCGTCCACAAATATCTCCTTGGACATCATCGAGCCGACGATCTCCGTGTCTTTGCCTATCTTTATCGTGCCCTCCGCGGCAAGGTCTCCGGTGATCTTGCATGCCTTGAGGTCGATATTTTCTCCCGAGATATTCCCTTCGACGCTGCCTGATATGACGATGTCGCCTTTGGTGACGACATTCCCAACTATGATGCCGCGTATATCCAAACTTCCCTTCGAGACGACCTCGCCGTTGATGGCGGTATCTTCGGAGATGACGGAGGGATCAGATTTTTTGCGGTCATTCTTCCTTGGCTGTGTGAGGGCCAGCTTAGGCGCCGCAGTCTCCGCCTCTGTGACAAACGCGGCGATGTCCTGCTTCTCCGCCGGCCTCTCTTCCCTGTTCTGGCTTTTCTGCAACAGGAATATCTCTTTTAAGGCGGTTTTGAAATTCTGGCGATAATCCATGATTTCTTTCTCCTTATCTCTTATCTTATGTGTGTAAACGTGATGGGCCTGTCTTCGCTGCCGAGCGCTTTAAAAATGTAATTCTCTTTTTTCAGGCGCAGGATGATCTGTTCAAGCGAGGCGAGCGAAAGTTCCGAAGTATCGTGCATCAGGACGATATTGGGCTGGTCCCGCCTGACGTTGTTCGCCACGTTGTCGATGATGTTCTTTTTTATCGTCTTTTTGACGGCGTCTCCCGCGGAAACGTTCCAGTCATAGAATTTGAACCCGCGGCGCAGCATTTCAGCCGTCAGCTCTCCGTATATACGGGAATTGAAGACGTTTATACTGCCTCCGGGAAAGCGGAATATGGCGCACCTGTCGCCTGTTGCGCGGTATATCGCATCCTCGGCCATTGAAAAATCTTTGAGATATGAATCCACATTCATATATATCTGGAGGTATTTATGGCTGTACGTATGGACGCCGATGGCGTGCCCTTCGCTCTTTATCCTTCTTGCCACCGAGGGGTATCTTTGTACGTTTATCCCGACC
The window above is part of the Cloacibacillus evryensis DSM 19522 genome. Proteins encoded here:
- a CDS encoding metal-sensing transcriptional repressor; this encodes MKECIESKNLHLRLRKVAGQVNAIERMIGEDVPCEDILIQINAAKNALHKIGQVILEGHLKHCVRRGIEQGDAEKTIADFVKTLEHFSRMS
- a CDS encoding lysophospholipid acyltransferase family protein, producing the protein MSDIFCRDNFFSLFNKTIKREGPTAKLAVEFFCMLAGIAGPRRDIARRNLEFIFPSKPKFKREQILKESYKNLLWSFFEYAAWQKDPAYVNRVAAEVRGFELLEEAISNGRRVIAVSACLGNWPLIAAWMEGQMRFSCLFGRHDEISALNDESLSDQLASEFQKSDVICVAGDRHGGSSGSQLPFLGQMTNTGTLAARCALLSGAAVLVVTCTRISPYRCRINIGFPPEDGAQGDMTEVDFLTLQINRELERRILQFPEQWLWQQKRFIGEVDERL
- a CDS encoding bactofilin family protein, producing MDYRQNFKTALKEIFLLQKSQNREERPAEKQDIAAFVTEAETAAPKLALTQPRKNDRKKSDPSVISEDTAINGEVVSKGSLDIRGIIVGNVVTKGDIVISGSVEGNISGENIDLKACKITGDLAAEGTIKIGKDTEIVGSMMSKEIFVDGKVSGNISSSADAYFRQGAFVIGNVTTNMIAIERGGVICGEVTIGSAALNGDPQNRSEEARMRIQAGE
- a CDS encoding polysaccharide deacetylase family protein, encoding MQYDKKSLSESNGTPQNRPPSFSYQSAYSELYGAAGQERALQDGVVYLTFDDGPSKYTPAFLDLLKKHGVQATFFLVGINVQRYPSVARRIKSEGHAIGVHTYSHKYLQIYMNVDSYLKDFSMAEDAIYRATGDRCAIFRFPGGSINVFNSRIYGELTAEMLRRGFKFYDWNVSAGDAVKKTIKKNIIDNVANNVRRDQPNIVLMHDTSELSLASLEQIILRLKKENYIFKALGSEDRPITFTHIR